In a single window of the Niabella ginsenosidivorans genome:
- a CDS encoding ABC transporter permease yields MFRNYIKIAWRGIIRGKGFSVINIMGLALGLACSLLIMLWVNDEKNVDAFHKNGSFLYQVYERNYFDGKVDASYNTQGLLAQELKKTVPEVQYESGFEFAAPPGSSNTFEAGKKITKMSGAFAGEDFFKMFSYPLLQGNAATALNEPNTIALSKYMAEYFFGDASDAVNKIIRFDNKEDLKVSAVFDNVPHGSSLQFDFLRTWADFVKQNNWVHNWSNTSPQTFIQLRPDADAAKVQDKIKSFLYNYQQKNKSFIMELALQPFTEKYLHSNFKDGYLDGGRIEYVHLFSIIAVFVLLIACINFMNLATARSAKRAKEVGIRKVIGALRSTLIARFMGEVMLLAFFSIIIAVLLTVLALPAFNGLTGKQLTLPFGQPAFWLSILGLIIVTGAVAGSYPALFLSSLKPVRVLKGSLKFSWSATFFRKALVVFQFAMSAFLVIAMMVVYKQLNYIQTKNLGYDRGNLIYIPIEGDLVKNFELFKQRSLADPAIVNISKMRNSPTGISHHFLDISWPGKDPNLTVPFADAVVGYDFVKTMNLQLLSGRDFSKDYGTDSVGFLLNETAVNKIGFKDPVGKTISWGSHEGHIIGVIKDFHFSSLHERIEPLIIRLDENWSWGTIFVRIKAGRTNEALTFLQQLCRQLNPAFPFTYQFSDLEYAKLYKSEAVISKLANLFAFLAIFISCLGLFGLATFTAEQRTKEIGIRKVLGASSSSIMKLLSVNFLKPVALAFLIAFPVAWWAMNSWLQDYVYKINMNGWLFAIAGALTAGIALITVSYQSIKAALVNPVGALRAE; encoded by the coding sequence ATGTTCAGAAATTATATAAAAATAGCATGGCGGGGCATCATTCGCGGAAAGGGCTTCTCCGTTATCAATATTATGGGCCTCGCCTTAGGCCTGGCTTGCAGCTTGCTGATCATGCTTTGGGTAAATGATGAAAAAAATGTTGATGCCTTCCATAAAAACGGCAGTTTCTTATACCAGGTATATGAACGTAATTATTTTGATGGAAAGGTGGATGCCAGCTATAACACACAGGGCCTCCTGGCCCAGGAATTAAAAAAGACCGTTCCTGAAGTTCAGTATGAAAGCGGCTTTGAATTTGCAGCACCGCCGGGGAGCAGCAATACGTTTGAAGCCGGGAAAAAAATAACAAAGATGAGCGGCGCTTTTGCGGGCGAGGATTTTTTCAAAATGTTCAGCTACCCCTTATTGCAGGGCAATGCCGCAACTGCGCTAAATGAACCTAATACAATCGCCCTGTCAAAATACATGGCTGAATATTTTTTTGGAGATGCATCCGATGCTGTTAATAAAATAATCCGGTTTGACAATAAGGAAGATTTAAAAGTTTCAGCTGTATTTGATAATGTGCCCCACGGGTCGTCATTGCAGTTTGATTTTTTAAGAACATGGGCTGATTTTGTAAAGCAAAACAATTGGGTACATAACTGGAGCAACACAAGCCCGCAAACGTTTATACAATTAAGACCGGATGCTGATGCTGCCAAAGTGCAGGATAAGATCAAAAGCTTTCTTTATAATTACCAGCAAAAGAATAAGAGCTTTATTATGGAGCTGGCATTGCAGCCGTTCACTGAAAAATACCTTCACTCCAATTTTAAAGATGGCTACCTGGATGGGGGAAGAATAGAGTATGTGCACCTTTTCAGTATTATTGCCGTATTTGTTTTGCTGATCGCCTGCATCAATTTCATGAATCTGGCAACGGCGCGTTCTGCCAAACGTGCAAAAGAAGTAGGTATAAGAAAAGTTATCGGAGCCTTACGTTCAACTTTGATTGCCCGGTTTATGGGCGAGGTGATGCTGCTTGCTTTTTTTTCTATTATAATTGCCGTGCTGCTTACAGTGCTTGCCCTGCCTGCATTTAATGGGCTTACGGGCAAACAGTTGACCCTTCCGTTCGGCCAGCCCGCTTTCTGGCTAAGTATACTTGGTCTAATCATTGTTACAGGAGCTGTGGCAGGAAGCTATCCTGCGCTGTTCCTTTCATCGCTAAAACCGGTGCGCGTTTTAAAGGGAAGCTTAAAGTTTAGCTGGAGCGCTACTTTTTTCAGGAAAGCATTAGTGGTTTTTCAATTTGCGATGAGCGCGTTTCTGGTAATTGCTATGATGGTGGTGTATAAACAGCTCAACTATATTCAAACGAAAAATTTAGGATATGATCGGGGCAACCTTATCTATATTCCTATAGAAGGAGATCTTGTTAAAAATTTTGAGCTCTTTAAACAAAGGTCCCTGGCAGATCCGGCTATTGTGAATATTTCCAAAATGCGCAATTCACCAACAGGTATATCCCATCACTTTTTAGATATCAGCTGGCCTGGTAAGGACCCCAACTTAACAGTGCCGTTTGCCGATGCGGTTGTGGGGTACGATTTTGTAAAGACAATGAATCTTCAGCTGCTGTCGGGCCGCGATTTTTCAAAAGACTATGGAACGGATTCTGTTGGGTTCCTGTTAAATGAAACGGCCGTTAATAAGATTGGTTTTAAGGACCCTGTTGGTAAAACGATTAGCTGGGGTAGCCATGAAGGCCACATCATTGGGGTAATTAAAGATTTTCATTTCAGTTCTTTGCATGAGCGTATTGAGCCGCTGATTATCCGGCTGGATGAAAACTGGAGCTGGGGAACCATATTTGTACGTATTAAAGCAGGCAGAACAAATGAAGCCCTGACCTTCCTGCAACAGCTATGCAGGCAATTGAACCCGGCATTCCCGTTTACATATCAATTCTCCGATCTTGAATATGCGAAATTGTATAAAAGTGAAGCGGTGATCAGCAAGCTCGCTAACCTTTTTGCATTTCTTGCCATATTTATATCCTGCCTTGGCCTGTTTGGCCTGGCAACGTTTACGGCTGAACAGCGTACTAAAGAGATTGGTATACGTAAAGTACTGGGCGCCTCTTCATCAAGTATTATGAAATTACTGTCAGTAAATTTTTTAAAGCCGGTAGCACTTGCTTTCTTAATCGCCTTTCCCGTAGCGTGGTGGGCAATGAATAGCTGGCTGCAGGATTATGTATATAAAATTAACATGAACGGGTGGCTGTTTGCTATTGCAGGCGCATTAACTGCAGGCATAGCATTAATAACAGTAAGTTATCAAAGTATAAAAGCGGCATTGGTAAACCCGGTGGGAGCATTGCGGGCAGAGTGA
- a CDS encoding ABC transporter ATP-binding protein, with product MIKITNLEKIYRTEEVETIALNDLSFDVKEGEFVAVMGPSGCGKSTLLNILGLLDDPDAGSFLFNGVEVARFNERKRADMRKKNIGFVFQSFNLIDELTVFENVELPLMYAGVKKSDRKARVDEVLEKVQIMHRRNHFPQQLSGGQQQRVAVARAVVNRPRLILADEPTGNLDSTNGNEVMQMLTDLNEAGTTIVMVTHSEHDARYSHRIIRMLDGHTVTENILV from the coding sequence ATGATCAAGATTACCAATCTTGAGAAGATCTATCGTACGGAAGAAGTGGAAACGATAGCTTTGAATGATTTGTCCTTTGATGTAAAGGAGGGTGAGTTTGTAGCCGTAATGGGGCCTTCCGGCTGTGGAAAGTCTACCTTGCTGAACATCCTGGGCCTGCTGGACGACCCTGATGCCGGCAGCTTTTTATTTAACGGGGTAGAAGTAGCGAGGTTTAATGAACGCAAGCGCGCGGATATGCGCAAAAAGAATATAGGGTTTGTATTCCAGAGCTTTAATCTGATTGATGAGCTGACCGTTTTTGAAAATGTAGAGCTGCCGCTGATGTATGCCGGTGTAAAAAAATCGGACCGGAAGGCCAGGGTCGATGAGGTGCTGGAGAAAGTGCAGATCATGCACCGCCGGAACCACTTTCCGCAGCAGCTTTCCGGTGGTCAGCAACAGCGTGTGGCAGTTGCAAGGGCGGTAGTGAACAGGCCCAGGCTCATTTTGGCGGATGAGCCTACAGGAAACCTGGACAGCACCAATGGCAACGAAGTAATGCAGATGCTTACGGATCTGAATGAAGCAGGAACGACTATTGTAATGGTTACGCATAGTGAGCATGATGCACGTTACAGCCATCGCATTATCCGTATGCTGGACGGGCATACGGTTACAGAGAATATTCTGGTGTAG
- a CDS encoding four helix bundle protein translates to MIWQRSHLLTLNIYRISKKFPKVESMALTYQIGKAAYSIPTNIAGGCERKTTPQLKSFLNIAAGSAAELHYQLILFKDLLYLPRAISEELIQEILEIKK, encoded by the coding sequence GTGATATGGCAAAGAAGCCATCTGCTCACATTAAATATTTACCGCATCAGTAAAAAATTTCCCAAAGTGGAAAGTATGGCGCTGACTTACCAAATAGGGAAAGCTGCTTATTCCATACCAACCAATATAGCAGGAGGTTGTGAAAGAAAAACAACCCCTCAATTAAAGAGCTTCCTGAACATTGCTGCAGGTTCTGCTGCTGAACTTCACTACCAACTTATTTTATTTAAAGATCTTTTATATCTACCTCGCGCTATTTCTGAAGAGCTAATCCAGGAAATTCTAGAAATCAAAAAATGA